The following proteins are co-located in the Vigna angularis cultivar LongXiaoDou No.4 chromosome 2, ASM1680809v1, whole genome shotgun sequence genome:
- the LOC108329537 gene encoding nuclear pore complex protein NUP88 → MRITLEPSSEPSPSRSQTPKDEVEWVPLAKHPLFTAHGGATVGGYRNLLAWDGASRLYFWDTNSRILHRLSLRLGDPDPSSVLASSPSKVLQADAELDFDVHKISVNRNGTAILLFGSETLSVMYLYGRASKKDVNLICRTITVGSQTYSTGGNDIRVLQALWHPYSDTHLGILSSDSVFRLFNLAVDPLQPEQEYYLQPVEPGRFRNASSVCPVDFFFGGDHLWDRFSVFVLFSNGAIYVLCPVVPFGSLFKCESLVEIYNDAHTFGIISANPVAASNSKLAISWLEASFPELQNQDTEGDSLSLLRAHAYSLFDASLVLQGPLQRVGQDGNGDSVGCSTECEGRAVSFLYNLVSKDSILVTAWSGGQLQIDALADEIQPVWCVGSPPRLRVDSHDQILGLAMICESITCSSLGKVDHNAWLGNPPPLLRLAIVDLALPRRAESGYNISLFIDMLMPERIFSLHDGGIDSIVLHFLPFTSQSNGKDDTMKTPSVHPVLNTCQSGYTSEPSFCGFVSLSDSFGYSWIVSITLSLECVVLEMKSWNLLLPVSIDMEKKPISSEGESKERDIPTIISKELLSGPKEVLVPHASPSLRSVAADSIEGRSTLHQYFKLFHETYVEYGHKVYLELKHHAPQLNKIINDQHSRLGEAQQKLLNVEKKEAILQKRLGRAIQMHNSLEERLQQLRNLPCAHKKPLSRAERQFKSELDRFKEVELDALHSSVDAVSARLRRHLQASKANQQQKTAGKKINAVDSQISMLKSSLEKLSLVNTENSKKVKLVESTLKNKERSSGRESSLPLP, encoded by the exons ATGAGAATCACGTTGGAGCCGAGCTCGGAGCCGAGCCCAAGCCGCTCCCAAACTCCCAAAGACGAAGTCGAGTGGGTCCCACTTGCCAAGCACCCTCTCTTCACCGCACACGGCGGCGCCACCGTTGGTGGTTACCGGAATCTCCTGGCCTGGGACGGAGCATCGCGCCTCTACTTCTGGGACACGAACAGCCGCATTCTTCACCGCCTATCTCTCCGACTTGGCGACCCCGATCCCTCTTCCGTCCTCGCCTCTTCTCCCTCGAAg GTGTTGCAAGCAGACGCCGAGCTCGATTTCGACGTCCACAAAATCTCCGTCAACAGGAACGGAACAGCGATACTTCTTTTCGGTTCCGAAACGCTCTCTGTTATGTATCTTTACGGACGCGCATCTAAGAAGGACGTGAACTTGATTTGCAG GACTATTACTGTTGGTTCTCAGACATATTCCACTGGTGGCAATGATATTCGGGTGTTACAAGCATTATGGCACCCTTACAGTGATACTCATTTGGGGATTCTTTCTTCTGACTCAGTTTTCAG ACTTTTCAACCTTGCTGTGGATCCTTTGCAACCAGAGCAAGAATATTATTTACAGCCTGTCGAGCCTGGTAGATTTAGAAATGCCTCATCAGTTTGCccagttgattttttttttgggggTGACCATTTATGGGACAGGTTCAGT GTATTTGTTTTGTTCAGTAATGGGGCTATCTATGTACTTTGCCCAGTTGTGCCATTTGGAAG TCTCTTCAAATGTGAGTCTTTGGTAGAAATATACAATGATGCTCACACATTTGGAATAATATCAGCCAACCCTGTTGCTGCGAGTAATTCAAAGTTGGCAATTTCCTGGTTAGAAGCATCATTTCCTGAGTTACAGAACCAAGATACTGAAGGAGACAGCCTGTCCTTGCTAAGAGCTCATGCTTATTCTTTGTTTGATGCTTCTCTTGTCTTGCAG GGACCTCTGCAAAGAGTAGGTCAGGATGGAAATGGAGATTCAGTAGGTTGTAGTACAGAATGTGAAGGTCGTGCAGTTAGTTTTCTCTACAATTTAGTCAGCAAAGACTCAATTTTGGTTACTGCCTGGAGTGGTGGGCAATTGCAAATAGATGCTCTTGCCGATGAGATCCAACCTGTCTGGTGTGTTGGTAGTCCGCCTCGTCTCCGTGTTGATTCCCATGACCAAATTCTTGGCCTTGCTATGATTTGTGAGTCAATTACCTGCAGCAGTTTGGGGAAGGTTGATCATAATGCCTGGTTGGGTAATCCACCCCCTTTGCTGAGACTGGCTATTGTTGATTTGGCTCTACCACGAAGAGCAGAAAGTGGTTATAATATTTCTTTGTTCATTGATATGCTTATGCCAGAAAGAATATTTTCCCTTCATGATGGAGGGATTGACTCGATAGTTTtacattttcttccttttacaAGTCAGTCGAATGGCAAGGATGATACAATGAAGACACCGTCTGTGCACCCTGTGTTAAATACTTGCCAGAGTGGATACACCTCAGAACCCTCATTTTGTGGCTTTGTGTCTTTATCGGATTCATTTGGATATTCATGGATTGTATCTATTACACTTTCTCTTGAGTGTGTTGTGCTTGAGATGAAAAGTTGGAATCTCTTGCTTCCTGTAAGCATTGATATGGAGAAGAAACCCATTTCATCAGAGGGGGAATCAAAGGAGAGGGATATACCAACAATAATTAGCAAAGAACTACTTAGTGGACCGAAGGAGGTACTTGTTCCCCATGCCTCTCCAAGTTTGCGTTCTGTTGCAGCTGATTCAATTGAAGGTCGATCAACATTACATCAGTATTTCAAGCTGTTTCATGAAACTTATGTGGAGTATGGACATAAG GTGTACCTGGAGCTCAAGCATCACGCACCTCAGttgaataaaatcattaatgaCCAACATTCTCGCTTAGGCGAAGCACAGCAGAAACTTTTGAACGTTGAGAAGAAAGAGGCTATATTACAGAAAAGGTTAGGTCGTGCTATTCAAATGCACAATTCTTTGGAAGAGCGCTTGCAACAATTAAGGAACTTACCTTGTGCTCACAAAAAACCGCTGTCCAGAGCAGAGCGGCAGTTTAAATCGGAGCTTG ACCGCTTTAAGGAAGTTGAGTTGGATGCTTTGCATTCTTCTGTTGATGCGGTAAGTGCAAGGCTGAGAAGGCACTTGCAAGCTTCGAAAGCTAATCAGCAACAGAAAACAGCTGGGAAGAAAATTAATGCTGTAGACAGTCAGATATCCATGCTCAAATCGTCTCTTGAAAAACTCTCACTGGTAAATACTGAGAATTCAAAGAAAGTTAAACTTGTGGAGTCTACattgaaaaacaaagaaagaagtAGCGGCAGAGAATCAAGCCTGCCTTTGCCCTAA